The Fusarium keratoplasticum isolate Fu6.1 chromosome 8, whole genome shotgun sequence genome includes a region encoding these proteins:
- a CDS encoding Eukaryotic translation initiation factor 6, with protein sequence MAVRAQFENSNEVGVFSTLTNSYALVALGASENFYSVFEAELQDIVPTVRTTIAGTRIIGRLTAGNRKGLLVPTTTTDQELQHLRNSLPDSVRIQRIEERLSALGNVIVTNDHIALVHPDIERETEEIIADVLGVEVFRQTIADNVLVGSYMSLSNQGGLVHPKTPIQDQDELSSLLQVPLVAGSVNRGSNVVGAGMVVNDWLAVTGLDTTATELSVIESVFRLGEGQGPSNINTSMKDTMVESFY encoded by the exons ATGGCGGTGCGCGCGCAATTCGAGAACTCCAACGA GGTCGGTGTCTTTTCCACCTTGACCAATTCCTACGCCCTGGTCGCCCTTGGTGCCAGCGAGAACTTCTACAG TGTCTTCGAGGCCGAACTCCAAGACATCGTTCCCACCGTCCGCACCACCATTGCGGGCACTCGCATCATTGGCCGCCTCACTGCGGGCAACCGAAAGGGCCTTCTAGTGCCCACGACCACAACCGACCAGGAGCTCCAGCACCTGCGCAACTCGCTGCCAGACTCGGTCCGCATCCAGCGAATCGAGGAGCGCCTCTCTGCTCTCGGAAACGTCATCGTCACAAACGACCACATCGCCCTAGTCCACCCAGACATTGAGCGCGAGACTGAAGAGATTATCGCTGACGTGCTCGGCGTCGAGGTGTTCCGTCAGACTATCGCCGACAATGTCCTCGTGGGTAGCTACATGAGCTTGTCCAACCAGGGTGGTCTCGTCCACCCCAAGACCCCCATCCAGGACCAGGACGAGCTGTCAAGTCTGCTCCAGGTGCCTCTTGTTGCCGGCAGTGTCAACCGCGGCTCTAACGTGGTGGGCGCCGGCATGGTTGTCAACGACTGGCTCGCCGTCACCGGCCTCGACACCACCGCCACCGAGCTCAGTGTCATTGAGAGCGTCTTCCGCCTCGGCGAGGGCCAGGGCCccagcaacatcaacaccagcaTGAAGGACACCATGGTCGAGTCTTTCTACTGA
- a CDS encoding W2 domain-containing protein: protein MALVNVRRDVSDAFYRYKMERLQTKIEGKGNGIKTVVVNLSSVAASLARPGAYVIKFFGFELGAQTNIDPKDDRWIINGAHDAAKLQDHLDGFINKFVLCKKCKNPETDVVIKDDRILLDCKACGQRTDVDLRLKLSGFILKNQPKKGKKDKAERRAAKKARQNGNAANGTSGQGSDEASENGSNDNGDEDVGSDDEFQKMQAEAPEVPKEVEVNDNDWAVDMSEEAVKARQASLPGEFKQKMNLGDDEDEDGEGGPTVYDELGDWIQAQAQEKGSIDKVESIDIYVKAKELGIEGKHRSVLVLVQTIFDKNIVAQIPKRSSMLKQFITSERHEKALLGGTERLIGTLAENNPDMFQSIVKILQLYYHYDLVSEEVVTKWGTKASKKYTDLSTSKKVRKAAEPFLTWLAEADEESSDEE from the exons ATGGCTCTCGTCAACGTCCGCCGCGATGTCAGCGACGCCTTCTATCGCTACAAGATGGAGCGTCTGCAGACCAAGATTGAAGGCAAGGGAAACGGTATCAAGACCGTTGTCGTCAACCTTAGCAGCGTTGCCGCTTCGCTTGCCCGCCCCGGTGCCTATGTAATCAAGTTCTTTGGCTTCGAGCTTGGTGCTCAGACCAACATCGACCCCAAGGACGACCGTTGGATCATCAACGGAGCCCATGATGCTGCCAAGCTTCAGGACCacctcgatggcttcatcaacaagtTCGTTCTCTGCAAGAAGTGCAAGAACCCTGAGACCGATGTTGTCATCAAGGACGACCGTATCCTGCTTGACTGCAAGGCCTGTGGTCAGCGGACTGATGTCGACCTTCGCCTGAAGCTCAGCGGCTTCATCCTCAAGaaccagcccaagaagggcaagaaggacaaggccgagcgccgggctgccaagaaggctcgACAGAACGGCAACGCTGCCAACGGCACCAGCGGCCAGGGCAGTGATGAAGCTTCTGAGAATGGCTCCAACGacaacggcgacgaggacgtCGGTAGCGATGACGAGTTCCAGAAGATGCAGGCCGAGGCCCCCGAGGTTCCtaaggaggtcgaggtcaacGACAACGACTGGGCTGTCGACATGAGtgaggaggctgtcaaggcccGCCAAGCCTCGCTCCCTGGCGAGTTCAAGCAGAAGATGAaccttggtgatgacgaagatgaggacggcGAGGGTGGTCCTACCGTTTATGACGAGCTTGGTGACTGGATCCAGGCCCAGGCCCAAGAGAAGGGTAGCATTGACAAGGTTGAGTCCATCGACATCTAtgtcaaggcaaaggaatTGGGTATTGAGGGCAAGCACCGCAGCGTTCTTGTTCTCGTCCAGaccatctttgacaagaaCATTGTTGCCCAGATCCCCAAGCGCTCGAGCATGCTCAAGCAG TTTATCACCTCTGAGCGCCACGAGAAGGCCCTCCTTGGAGGCACTGAGCGTCTCATTGGTACTCTGGCTGAGAACAACCCTGACATGTTCCAGTCGAttgtcaagatcctccagTTGTACTACCACTACGACCTTGTCAGCGAGGAGGTGGTGACCAAGTGGGGTACCAAGGCCAGCAAGAAGTACACTGACCTTTCTACCTCCAAGAAGGTCcgcaaggctgctgagccgTTCCTGACTTGGCttgccgaggccgacgaggagtCTTCGGACGAGGAGTAA
- a CDS encoding Guanylate kinase-like domain-containing protein — MAVLGADNPAAPAVAAFDALLRGLLTEAERVKEVPTIEPALNKSDFDDLSGRVSSTAAQLPQLEGAKDAKETKARQFGIIETAARDIFSNLISTTTIDSPDFVKVWNLLDILSILSDDGQCDPALLFWLAEELLDSQTISGCRKIFDFLESRRERITAKHFKQKQLIILRSCNELLRRLSRAEDTAFCGRVFIFMFQSFPLGDKSSVNLRGEYHVENVTTYETTTAGNDSKMDVDTPTGGAKSTSRSNDSKKGDKEKPLSTDALYPLFWSLQESFSQPKRLFEAANLASFKESLGATMKFFQTIHNDSRRSLKRKRDAGEEDENSNAFNPKYLTSRDLFDLEISDLSFRRHVLVQALIIMDFLLSLSSQAREKLSSSLATNKAVIYGDQTLSEEDTKWANDMKKTIADYLRQGADGPYFYRMVETVLARDKNWVRWKIEGCHAIKRDPVSPASFVEAKANVQRMATSKRLRAVPMGSVSLDFLREEDEETAMDRLKARERFQVPDLDSFKRKIADDDFEIEMSNNPQAKAAAIAGKASKSWRALRIAARTKLAAFDKIDDPQNINIVFEELTEADDDVEPAASEEDMPSNRDAIIISGPAGVGKSTVVNKLMEERKGVFATVVRHTTREPLDGEVKGKTFHFVKQQEFNQLRDGDRLIEAGTRDGVDYGTSTKAIDAVVEAGKIPIIELDLEATQYAKDMDFQARYILIKPSSPEALEERLKATGKEESVIQEAIKKLPTELDPAKLGELFDNTIADDDVDAAAKALGDYIYEKGNADKDTAMEDNEEAADAKETAMTDA, encoded by the exons ATGGCGGTGCTGGGTGCGGACAATCCGGCTGCGCCAGCCGTCGCGGCTTTTGATGCGCTGCTTCGGGGGCTTCTTACAGAGGCGGAGAGGGTGAAGGAGGTGCCCACCATCGAACCCGCGTTGAACAAGTCCGACTTTGACGATCTATCCGGACGAGTATCATCGACAGCGGCTCAACTTCCCCAGTTGGAAGGCgccaaagacgccaaagagaCCAAGGCAAGACAATTCGGCATCATCGAAACTGCCGCTCGCGATATCTTCAGCAATCTTATT tcaaccaccaccatcgaTTCTCCCGACTTCGTCAAGGTGTGGAACCTACTCGATATCCTTTCGATCCTCTCCGATGATGGGCAATGCGACCCTGCTCTCCTATTTTGGTTGGCCGAGGAGCTACTGGACAGCCAAACTATATCCGGATGCCGCAAGATCTTTGACTTTCTTGAATCGAGACGGGAACGAATCACGGCCAAACACTTCAAGCAAAAGCAGTTGATCATTCTACGGAGTTGTAACGAGCTATTGCGCCGACTATCCCGCGCCGAAGACACCGCCTTTTGTGGCCGGGTCTTCATTTTCATGTTCCAGAGCTTCCCGCTTGGCGACAAGAGCTCAGTGAACCTACGGGGCGAATACCATGTCGAGAACGTCACGACGTATGAGACCACAACAGCCGGAAATGATTCCAAGATGGACGTGGATACGCCGACTGGAGGCGCCAAGTCAACATCCAGATCAAACGACTCCAAGAAAGGAGACAAAGAGAAGCCCCTATCGACCGATGCATTGTACCCCTTGTTTTGGTCCCTCCAAGAGAGCTTCAGTCAACCAAAGAGACTATTTGAGGCTGCAAATCTAGCATCTTTCAAAGAAAGTCTTGGCGCCACGATGAAGTTCTTTCAAACAATACACAACGACTCTAGGCGAAGTCTCAAACGCAAGAGGGACGccggcgaagaagacgagaacTCCAACGCTTTCAATCCAAAATACCTAACTAGTAGAGACCTATTTGACCTCGAG ATTTCCGATCTATCCTTCCGCCGCCATGTGTTGGTCcaggccctcatcatcatggactttcttctctctctaTCTTCTCAAGCGCGAGAGAAGCTCTCATCGTCTCTAGCCACGAATAAGGCCGTTATATACGGAGACCAAACGTTGAGCGAGGAAGAT ACTAAATGGGCAAACGACATGAAGAAGACTATTGCAGACTATCTTCGACAAGGTGCTGACGGGCCATACTTCTATCGAATGGTGGAAACTGTGTTGGCTCGAGACAAGAACTGGGTTCGATGGAAGATTGAAGGCTGCCATGCCATCAAGCGTGACCCCGTCTCCCCGGCAAGCTTCGTCGAGGCAAAGGCCAATGTTCAGCGCATGGCCACCAGCAAGCGATTAAGAGCAGTCCCCATGGGCTCCGTGTCCCTTGACTTTCTCCgtgaggaggacgaggagacaGCCATGGATCGGCTCAAAGCAAGGGAGAGATTCCAGGTCCCAGACCTGGACAGCTTCAAGCGCAAGATTGCggacgacgactttgagatCGAGATGTCAAACAATCCACAGGCAAAGGCTGCCGCTATCGCCGGCAAGGCTAGCAAGAGCTGGAGGGCGCTGCGCATCGCTGCCCGCACGAAACTGGCTGCATTCGACAAGATTGATGATCCCCAGAACATCAATATCGTGTTTGAGGAGCTCACCGAAGCTGATGACGACGTTGAGCCCGCAGCCAGCGAAGAGGACATGCCCAGCAATCGagacgccatcatcatctcgggTCCCGCTGGTGTTGGCAAGTCTACTGTTGTCAACAAGTTGATGGAAGAGCGCAAGGGTGTGTTCGCAACCGTGGTTCGGCATACTACACGTGAACCCCTTGACGGAGAGGTAAAGGGCAAGACATTCCACTTTGTCAAGCAGCAGGAGTTTAACCAGCTCCGCGACGGCGACCGCTTGATAGAGGCTGGCACTCGCGATGGTGTAGACTACGGAACAAgcaccaaggccatcgaTGCTGTCGTGGAGGCGGGAAAGATTCCCATAATCGAGCTGGACCTCGAG GCTACACAGTACGCCAAGGACATGGATTTCCAGGCCCGCTACATTCTCATCAAGCCTTCTAGCCCTGAAGCTCTCGAGGAGCGGCTCAAGGCTACTGGCAAGGAAGAGTCAGTCATccaagaggccatcaagaagctACCCACAGAGCTCGACCCAGCTAAGCTAGGTGAGCTTTTTGACAACACCATCGCAGATGACGATGTGGACGCAGCAGCCAAGGCGCTTGGAGACTACATCTACGAAAAGGGGAACGCGGACAAAGACACCGCTATGGAGGACAATGAGGAGGCTGCAGATGCGAAGGAGACTGCCATGACAGACGCATAG
- a CDS encoding Pre-mRNA-splicing factor, with product MPNVKRLKGSGAAKAKKQSEPQRDTTDGRPTPAEVEEEEHQFVQLARKHWLKSGKKPAKPKVKNDVLKQSIWEVLEREGFQYKSLLLLESLQTLESYLWPGYTEEASNFHVLLIALIANVKRREHLETWSLFEDRPADFSSLFRRLLSMMLDRTLSVTVRTQLLCFLIHAFQSLDCALVRKECAPLVSIGIWHNLSTETAREASLDQLPHLRKAWKAAHKRYDAADEPNKARLRFERSWLYTLLLDFLGLLYTENSKADQVLYCERFIEFLSDLQSQLPTRRYVNSLIKDLHLVSAIRLSPMFNDEENTLLRDLHALFSHYTYFTIDDQTGAQHSQTEAYDKHCASLAKLQRVALKHFKEKLTVLALSNYGAIDQREELESLLEPLTDEELLNLVSLLGLRTAYPESLNIPLNRKFFLEVLLSTFERRKTFQEAARNMALAPTEQALFDNSFQQAENYDGSHPMALPKLNLQYLSVGDFLWRALVLYRCEAFYGVRKDIESALRRLRPESKRPGETNFGGFSKMAMPISKPAILEVVPPLVGSDQPSMVRAEVSFDIRRLGDGVRREWDSLRQDDVVFLLAIEPPPAKSVSNGGDALTESERLGVITVRAAEVHQITDDKGRQVRDGAGNLDQKRRIQLKLDPQTYSKDAERAAAGKPDVYGQVNLLLRRGRRENNFKPVLESIRSLVLSEVPLPSWLHEVFLGYGDPAGATYKNLPNRERRVDFRDTFLDWQHLTESLPGKIIDPGDEVSGSFGPPYVLESVEKVEEPQGTKPSKKRRRDADPALISEIETLKVSSYKPSNPGPYPINAPRLNSVRFTPAQVEAITSGTQPGLTVVVGPPGTGKTDVATQVINNIYHNYPEQKTLLLAHSNQALNQLFAKIVALDIDERHLLRLGHGEEELDTEGNFSKHGRVESFLENRDRYLLEVRKLAASLGAPGAHENSAETAGYFNTVYVVPAWNKFLQIANADASSVAEIVEAFPFHAYFSDAPQPLFPADGDRETILDIAQGCYHHISKIFSELADALPFEILRRDRDKANYLLTSEARIIAMTTTHAAIRRGEIASLGFHYDNVVMEEAAQVTEIETFLPLTMQKPQKGKMALQRVVLCGDHFQNSPVIQSLAFRHYANLEQSLFSRLVRLGVPTVTLDQQGRARASIASLYQWRYPSLDNLPSVQTNPEFVKANAGFKFDYQFINVPDYKGRGEAEPTPHFIQNLGEAEYAAAIYQYMRLLGYPAEKITILTTYAGQRALVKDVLSHRCARNPIFGLPKAVATVDKYQGEQNDYIILSLTRTSRVGYLRDVRRMTVALSRARLGLYILGRREVFEACPELRPAFDQLLQRPDKLMLVTGELWPTERDAAEGDGAVEGEVPMEGVEHLGQYVFEMTNTKIKQLEAEQGGMPEPIIEEVEEVEEGYGEEDGEEDVEADILEVREGE from the exons ATGCCAAACGTGAAGCGGCTCAAAGGCAGCGGCGCTGCCAAGGCGAAGAAACAGAGCGAGCCTCAGCGCGACACGACTGATGGACGCCCGACCCCGgccgaggtggaggaagaggagcatCAGTTTGTGCAGCTTGCGCGAAAGCATTGGCTGAAGTCGGGCAAGAAGCCAGCGAaacccaaggtcaagaacgATGTTCTCAAACAGAGCATCTGGGAGGTGCTTGAGCGCGAGGGCTTCCAGTACAAGTCTCTCTTGCTCCTCGAGAGCTTGCAGACTTTGGAGAG TTACTTATGGCCAGGATACACCGAGGAAGCGTCCAACTTTCACGTTTTGTTGATTGCGCTCATCGCCAACGTGAAGCGACGGGAACACCTTGAGACATGGA GCCTCTTCGAGGATCGACCCGCCGACTTTTCTTCATTGTTTCGACGACTCCTGTCCATGATGCTCGACCGAACGCTCTCTGTTACCGTCCGAACCCAGCTCTTATGCTTCCTGATTCACGCCTTCCAGAGCCTTGACTGCGCCCTTGTCCGAAAGGAATGCGCTCCTCTTGTCTCAATTGGAATCTGGCACAACTTGTCGACTGAGACGGCACGCGAGGCCAGTCTTGACCAACTCCCGCATCTCCGGAAAGCTTGGAAGGCGGCGCATAAGCGATATGATGCTGCCGACGAGCCCAACAAAGCTCGGCTCCGATTCGAGCGGTCATGGCTTTATACTCTCCTTCTTGATTTCTTGGGCCTGTTATATACGGAGAACAGTAAAGCTG ACCAAGTCCTCTACTGTGAGCGATTCATAGAATTCCTGTCTGATCTCCAGAGCCAGCTGCCAACAAGGCGTTATGTCAATTCTTTGATCAAGGATCTTCACCTTGTCTCTGCCATTCGGTTATCGCCAATGTTCAACGATGAAGAAAACACACTCCTTCGTGACCTTCACGCCCTCTTTTCCCACTATACATACTTCACCATCGATGATCAGACAGGAGCCCAACATAGCCAGACGGAGGCATATGACAAGCATTGCGCATCGCTTGCGAAGCTGCAGCGCGTCGCCTTGAAACATTTCAAGGAGAAGTTGACTGTGCTGGCTCTGTCCAACTACGGCGCTATTGATCAGAGGGAGGAATTGGAATCTCTTCTTGAGCCCTTGAcggacgaggagcttcttAATCTTGTGTCATTGCTTGGCCTCCGAACGGCATATCCGGAAAGCCTGAACATCCCCCTTAATCGTAAGTTCTTTCTTGAAGTGCTCTTGTCCACCTTTGAGCGCAGGAAGACCTTCCAGGAGGCAGCTCGAAATATGGCATTGGCGCCAACGGAGCAGGCATTGTTCGACAACAGTTTCCAGCAGGCAGAGAACTACGACGGTTCACATCCCATGGCTCTCCCGAAACTGAACCTTCAATATCTATCTGTTGGTGACTTTCTGTGGAGGGCGCTTGTCTTGTATCGGTGCGAAGCGTTCTACGGAGTGCGCAAGGATATTGAATCGGCCTTGAGACGCCTGCGCCCTGAATCTAAGCGACCCGGCGAGACAAACTTTGGTGGATTCTcaaagatggcgatgccaaTTTCGAAGCCGGCGATCCTCGAGGTTGTGCCACCCCTTGTTGGAAGCGACCAGCCCTCGATGGTGCGCGCAGAGGTCTCATTTGACATTCGCCGACTGGGAGATGGCGTTCGCCGAGAATGGGACTCTCTCCGCCAGGATGATGTGGTGTTCTTGCTTGCGATTGAACCGCCACCAGCCAAGTCGGTTAGCAACGGGGGCGATGCTCTGACCGAGTCCGAAAGGCTTGGTGTCATCACTGTTCGAGCCGCCGAGGTTCATCAGATTACAGACGACAAGGGCCGTCAAGTTCGAGATGGAGCGGGCAATCTTGACCAGAAGCGTCGCATCCAGCTCAAGCTGGACCCTCAGACATACAGCAAAGATGCTGAGCGGGCAGCTGCTGGCAAGCCAGACGTATATGGTCAGGTCAACCTACTTCTAAGACGAGGTAGGAGGGAAAATAACTTCAAGCCTGTGCTCGAGTCTATCCGAAGCCTTGTCCTGTCTGAAGTTCCCTTGCCGTCCTGGCTCCATGAGGTTTTCCTCGGTTACGGTGACCCTGCTGGAGCAACGTACAAGAACCTGCCCAACCGGGAACGGAGGGTAGACTTTAGGGATACATTCCTCGACTGGCAGCACTTGACTGAGAGCTTGCCTGGCAAGATCATTGACCCGGGTGATGAAGTGTCTGGTAGCTTTGGGCCACCCTACGTGTTGGAGTCGGTTGAGAAGGTAGAGGAGCCTCAGGGGACCAAGCCATCCAAGAAGCGACGCCGAGACGCCGATCCCGCGCTCATTTCTGAGATCGAGACCCTCAAAGTCTCGAGCTATAAGCCTTCGAACCCCGGGCCGTACCCTATCAACGCACCTCGACTGAACTCGGTGCGATTTACTCCAGCTCAggttgaggccatcacatCAGGCACACAGCCCGGCCTCaccgttgttgttggtccCCCTGGAACGGGAAAAACAGATGTTGCCACACAGGTCATCAACAATATCTACCACAACTACCCAGAGCAAAAGACGTTGCTCCTTGCGCATAGCAACCAGGCTCTCAACCAACTATTCGCCAAGATTGTTGCTCTGGACATTGACGAACGACATCTCTTGCGTCTTGGacatggcgaggaggaactcgacacTGAAGGCAACTTCAGCAAGCATGGACGTGTCGAATCTTTCCTTGAGAACCGGGACCGTTATCTCCTCGAAGTGAGGAAGCTGGCGGCCAGCCTAGGCGCACCCGGTGCTCATGAGAATTCGGCAGAGACCGCTGGCTATTTCAATACAGTCTACGTTGTACCTGCATGGAACAAGTTCCTGCAGATCGCCAACGCCGACGCCTCAAGCGTGGCTGAGATTGTGGAAGCTTTCCCCTTCCATGCATACTTCTCCGatgctcctcaacctctcttCCCTGCCGATGGCGACCGAGAGACGATTCTTGATATCGCCCAGGGCTGCTATCACCACATCTCCAAGATCTTCTCGGAGCTGGCCGACGCACTGCCGTTTGAGATTCTTCGACGAGACCGAGACAAGGCCAACTACTTGCTTACGAGCGAGGCGCGGATCATCGCCATGACAACGACGCACGCGGCCATcaggagaggagagattgCATCTCTCGGCTTCCACTATGACAATGTGGTCATGGAAGAGGCTGCCCAGGTCACAGAGATCGAGACCTTTTTGCCTTTGACGATGCAGAAACCTCAAAAGGGCAAGATGGCTCTTCAGCGAGTTGTGCTCTGCGGTGATCACTTCCAAAATTCACCAGTCATTCAGAGTCTTGCATTCCGTCACTACGCCAATCTCGAGCAGTCTCTCTTCTCCCGGCTGGTCCGACTTGGCGTTCCCACCGTGACGCTCGACCAGCAGGGACGTGCCCGTGCCTCGATTGCCAGTCTGTATCAGTGGCGATACCCGAGCCTGGACAACCTTCCCAGCGTGCAGACCAACCCCGAattcgtcaaggccaacgcGGGATTCAAGTTTGATTACCAGTTCATCAACGTGCCTGACTACAAGGGTCGCGGCGAGGCCGAGCCGACGCCACATTTCATCCAAAACCTTGGAGAGGCTGAGTATGCCGCGGCCATCTACCAGTACATGCGTCTGCTCGGGTACCCGGCGGAGAAGATCACCATCCTTACGACTTATGCTGGTCAACGGGCGCTTGTCAAGGACGTGCTGTCACATCGATGCGCCCGAAACCCAATCTTTGGTCTCCCCAAGGCAGTGGCTACGGTGGACAAGTACCAGGGCGAGCAGAATGACT ATATCATCTTGTCTCTCACTCGAACGTCAAGAGTAGGTTATCTGCGCGATGTGCGACGCATGACTGTGGCCCTATCCCGAGCACGACTCGGTCTATATATCCTTGGTCGTCGGGAAGTGTTTGAAGCATGCCCTGAGCTACGCCCTGCCTTTGACCAGTTGCTGCAGAGACCGGACAAGCTCATGCTTGTCACGGGAGAGCTGTGGCCAACGGAGAGGGATGCAGCCGAAGGAGATGGTGCTGTAGAGGGCGAAGTACCCATGGAAGGAGTCGAGCACTTGGGACAATACGTGTTTGAAATGACCAACACCAAAATCAAGCAGCTAGAGGCAGAACAAGGTGGGATGCCCGAGCCAATTATcgaagaggtcgaggaggttgaagaaggatacggcgaggaagatggcgaagAGGATGTCGAAGCAGACATCTTGGAAGTACGAGAAGGAGAGTGA